Genomic DNA from Roseburia intestinalis L1-82:
TTTACATTTAAGTGGTGACCGCCTTTTTCTGCATAGCCGTCAAGCAGTGCCACAAGGTTTGTTTCAGAGCTTTCCTCCGTCTTTCCAAGTGCATCCGGCACGATGGTAAAGGTGTTGGAAATACCATCCTGCGCATCCATAAATGGCATCTTTGCAACAGAAGCTAAAGAAGCAACTGCACCATTTTTATCACGTCCGTGCATTGGGTTTGCACCCGGAGCAAACGCAACACCTTTCTTTCTTCCATCTGGGGTTGCTCCTGTATTCTTACCGTAGGATACGTTGGATGTGATGGTAAGAATAGAAGTTGTTGCGATACCTCCACGGTAAGTATGGTTTCCTTTTACATATTTGATGAATGTATGCAGAACCTCTTTTGCGATCTCATCCACACGGTCATCATCATTACCATATTTCGGGAAATCTCCCTCAATCTCAAAGTCTACTGTAATACCGTTCTCATCACGGATCGGTTTTACTTTTGCATATTTAATGGCAGAAAGGGAATCTGCTACTACGGAAAATCCTGCAATACCGGTTGCAAACCAACGTCTTACCTGTTTGTCATGTAATGCCATCTGCATTCTCTCGTAGCAGTATTTGTCATGCATATAGTGAATGATGTTTAATGCATTGACATAGACACTTGCAAGCCATTTCATCATGTCTTTGTATTTATCCCATACCTCGTCGTAGTCAAGATACTCGGAAGTGATCGGACGATATTTCGGTCCTACCTGTTTGCCGCTGATCTCATCCACACCACCGTTGATCGCATAGAGTAAACATTTTGCAAGGTTTGCACGGGCTCCGAAGAACTGCATCTCTTTTCCGATTCTCATGGAAGATACGCAGCATGCGATACCGTAGTCATCGCCGTGAACCACACGCATGATGTCATCATTTTCGTACTGGATCGCAGAATGTTTGATGGAAATCTCTGCACAGAACTTTTTGAAGTTCTCCGGAAGTTTTACGGACCATAAAACAGTCAGGTTTGGCTCCGGTGCTGCTCCGATGTTGTTTAAGGTATTTAAATAACGGTAAGACATCTTGGTTACCATATGTCTTCCATCTACTCCGATTCCACCGATAGACTCTGTTACCCAGGTAGGATCTCCGGCGAAAATACTGTTGTACTCCGGTGTACGGGCAAATTTTACGCAGCGCAGTTTCATGATGAACTGGTCGATGATCTCCTGAATCTCTTTCTCCGTGAATGTACCCTCACGAAGGTCGCGCTCTGCATAGATGTCTAAGAACGTAGAGGTACGTCCTAGACTCATTGCCGCACCGTTCTGCTCTTTGACTGCTGCAAGGTAGGCAAAATATACAGCCTGTGCTGCCTCAAGAACATTTGTTGCCGGTTTGGAAATATCGCATCCATAGATCTTTGCTAATTCTTTTAACATTTTAAGGGCTCTGATCTGCTCGGATAACTCCTCACGCTCACGGATAACATCGGAATACATGATGGTGCGTGTGGAATCTAACTGCTCCTGCTTATCTTCGATCAGACGGTCTACACCGTAAAGTGCAGGTCTTCTGTAGTCGCCGATGATACGTCCGCGCCCGTATGCATCCGGAAGTCCGGTGATGATATGTGCGGAACGGCAGGCTCTCATCTCCGGTGTATAAGCGTCAAACACACCCGCATTGTGTGTCTTTCTGTGTGTTGTGAAATATTCTACCACTTCCGGGTCTACTTTATACCCATTATCTTCACATGCCTTAATTGCCATACGGATACCGCCATAAGGCTGTAAGGAACGTTTGAATGGTTTATCTGTCTGGAAACCTACGATCTTCTCCTTATCTTTGTCTAAGTACGCAGGTCCATGGGAAGTGATCGTGGAAATGATCTTCGTATCCATATCCAGTACGCCGCCGGCCTCTCTCTCCTGTTTTGAAAGCTCAAGTACATCCTGCCAGAGTGCTGTGGTGTCCTCTGTCGGTCCCTCTAAGAAAGAGCTGTCACCATCATATGGCTTATAGTTTCTCTGGATGAAGTCTCTGACGTTTACTTCATTCTCCCATGCTCCACCATTAAAATCTCTCCATTCGTTTTGCATTATTTTTCCTCCTGTTTGCTGAAAACTATGGTTTACCTGTATAAAACGGATCTGATCCCCCAATATTTTTGTATTGCTGGAAAATATTGGTAGTTATTTCTAACTTTTGTTAGCTAGTTCTAACGCTGTGAATATATCATGTTCCATCACTGCTTGTCAATATCCGCTTCGTTTCCGGAACTGTTCTTTTTTTCATACAAAAGGATTCCTGTAAGAAGAATATCTTTAAGAATAAAAGAAACCGACAGTCCGGGTTATCTCGCCCAGACGGTCGGCATTGTAAACGTTATACTTCATGTGGTTCTTCCACTTTTTCCGTCAGTCATATAACAATTAGATGTTATAATTTTTGATTCATTTTTTCAATAGGTAAAATGTACCAAAAAAAAGCTTATATCATTGTGTAAATTGCTATGCTGTTTTTTTCTTCCTTTTTGACCTGATAGAGTGCTGCATCCGCTCTGTGATACAGTTCACGGAAGCTTGTGCCATCCTCAGGGCCGAATGCGATGCCAATACTTGCTGTCGGCTCCTCCGCCATTCCGATCATTTCTTTTTGTCTGCGCAGCCGGTACAGCACTTCATCTGCCTGCCCCTGTATCCACATACGGTCTTTTACATCCGGAAGAAATACTGCGAATTCATCCCCGCCCATACGTCCAATGCTGACCTGATTACCGTAGACTTCCCTTAAAATATTAGACACACTCATAATGACGCGGTCGCCAACCCAGTGGCCATACACATCATTGACCTGCTTAAAATTATCCAGATCAATAGCAATGTATGCATAATTTTGTCCTTCTGCCACTGACTCCAGTTCTTCTTTGATACGATCTTCCATCGTACCACGGTTTAACAGTCTCGTCATGGAATCTCTGGCTGCACAATCCCGTAAATATTCTCTTTCTCTCGCGTAACGTCTGTTTTTTTCCACTTTCTCCGTTACATCCGTGATCGTAATATAACTGACCGGTTTTAACTGCGAGGATATAACATCCATGGATACCATCACACGAAAAGACAGCCACTTTTTATTTCCGTCTTTCGTCTCTGTCTGAGCAGTCAGTTCAAATGACTCCCCTGTCAGAATCTCTTCATGATGCTCCCTCATGACCATTCTTAAGTCAATATCCACAAACCGGCTCCAGCCGTCCTGTACTTTTTCAATAAATTCCTCCCGCGTGTAACCGAGCATATGGTACGCCATCGTATTCACATAATACACCTTGCGTTTTCTGCCCTCACTGCTCACAACAAGACCAAACGGTACGTTTTTCATAACTTTATGAAAAACCTTTTCCTCTAATACCGAGTTTTCCATTCTCCCTCTCCCGTTAAAAAATTAACTAATTGATCCCCCGAACAGTATACTACATTACTTTAAAATAAAAAAGTATTTTTATGAATATTTTTCTTTCTTCTAGACTTCCATACTTTTTTCCTATATAATTTATCTAATTATTTTTTTACTTAATGGAGAAAATTAGTATGAAAATAACATTTTTCACGCAAGAATGGAGAATTTTATGAAAATTGGCATTATTTCTGATACACACGGTATTTTCCGTGAAGAGTGGCACCGTCATTTAGACGGCTGCGATTATCTGATCCATGCAGGCGATTTCTGTACGCAGAAAAATTATGACTGTTTCCGGAACTTTGGCATTCCGCTTTATATGGTCCGAGGCAACAATGACCGCGGTGACTGGGCAAAAAATCTTCCTGAATTTTTACAGTTCCGCATTGGCGGCAAGACTTTTTTTCTGGTTCATAATCAGTTTGATCTTCCATTTGACCTGACAGATGCTGATTTTCTTATCTTTGGTCATACTCATCACTATACATTTTATAAACGTTTCAATAAAGTTTATATTAATCCGGGCAGTGCCAGTGACGGACGTGGAGATTCGAAAAGTCTTGCAATCCTGACACTTTCAGGCAATGATTACAGTTTAGAACGTGTCATTCTGTGATTTTTACAGATTTTGAAAGGAGAGGATTTCCTTGTTACACATCACTTCGTTGAATGAAGGGTTAGAACTTTTTAAGGCACTCGGTTCTGATGTGAGAATTGAAATTTTAAATATTTTGCTGGAAAACGACAATATGAGCATGAATGAACTTGCCTCCCGTTTAAATATTACAAACGGTGCCTTAACCAGCCATATCAAAAAACTTGAGAACTGCGGACTGATCACAACATCCAGTGAATCTGCTGTTCACGGCAACCAGAAAATCTGTTCCATCCACCTGGATAAGATCCTGATCGATTTAGAAAAGCCTGCCGAAATCGAGAATGTTTATCATACAGAATTAAAAGTCGGTCACTATACAAATTACCAGATCTGCCCGACCTGCGGACTTGCCTCTGCAGATGCCCTGATCGGTGAAGTGGATGATCCGCGGTATTTTGAACATCCAGACCGCTATAACGCTGATATTCTATGGTTTACACGCGGTTATGTTGAATATGCCATTCCAAATTTTATCCCGGCTTCCAAAAAAATCACACAGATCACAATTTCCGCAGAACTTAGTTCCGAAGCACCAGGCACCAACAATGACTGGCCTTCCGATATCAGTTTTTACTTAAATGATATTCATATTGGTGACTGGACCTCCCCCGGCGATTTTGGCGATGTGAAGGGTCTGTTGACACCGGACTGGTGGTATGCAAACTGGAACCAGTACGGATTGCTAAAACAACTTGTCATCAATCAAAAAGGTACCTATATCGACGGTCTCAAAATATCCGACGTTAAAATCGATGATTTCCATCTCAACTGCCACAGCAGCATCCGCTTCCGCCTGGCTGTGGAGGACGATGCCAGGCACGTCGGCGGACTTACGATCTTTGGAAAATCTTTTGGCAATTACAGCCAGGATATCAAAGTGAGTCTCGGGTACGCCCCGGTGGAGGAAATGAAGTAATATTACCGCAATAAAAAATGGTAACAGTCCGTCTGAACTGTCACCATTTTTTATATGGGCATTTTGATACGGCTGCCGCGGCGCGCAGCTCTACATAGCAGCCGCACGCACCGCAGGTTCCCGCGTTTAAAAGTTCACAGGTTTTGCAGACAGTAAGCCGTCTCTCATACTCGCTCTCTGATACCTGATCTTCTTTTTTGATCGCCTCTTTATATTTCTCAATCATTTTTGCATCCGCTTCCGCCATTTCGCGCAGCAGACACTTTTTACAGATCTGTGCCATATGTCATCTCCGCCTGTAATTTTCGTTACTGTTCATATTTCCAGTATGACCAGCAGCTAATTTTCCCGCCATTTCTGACAGTTTTTTTCTTATTTTGCAAGGCGCAGCTCGATCACACTGTTTGCCGGCATTGTGACATTCAGTCCGTTTTCCGTCTCCTCATAGGCAGCAAAATCTTTTTCTGTCACGGTATCCGGAGCCTCAAATGTGTTATGCGCATGCATATCGGAGTCAGTCACGATTCTCGCCTCTACTACATGATAGCCGCGGTTTGCAAGCTGGATCTCCACCTTTTCCGATGCTTCCACAGACAGATTATTCATGGTGACAGTGATCACGCCGTCTTTATCCATAGATACGGACTCTGTGATCTTCGGTACTTTCCACTCATCCGGTCCGATCTCCCCTGCGCCGGTCAAAGTACTCTCTAACAGGTCTGCGCCCTGATGATGGCGGTACATATGCATGACATGGTAGGTCGGTGTCTTTATCATCTGGCCGCCCTCTGTCAGAAGTACAGACTGTAAAACGTTGACCATCTGTGCTAATGCAGCCATTTTGACACGGTCACTGTGCTTGTTAAAAATATTTAAGGTAATACCTGCAACAAGTGCATCACGCACCGTATTCTGCTGATACAAAAATCCCGGATTCGTGCCCGGCTCGCAGGTATACCAGGTGCCCCACTCGTCCACGATCATACCGACTTTTTTATCCGGATCGTACTCATCCATAATCGCACCGTGGCGTTCGATCAATGTCTCCATATAAAGCGCCTTCGATAATGTCTTATACCAGACATCCGCATCAAAATCCGTAGAACTTCCTTTGATCTCCCAGCCCTCCGGATGTACATAGTAATGAAGTGATAGACCATCCATAAATCCGTGCCACTGCTCAGCATGGTCAAATGCCGTATTTAACACTCCTTTTGTCCAGTAATAGTCTGCAACATTTGCACCACAGCAGATCTTTTTGATCGGACGGTCCGGGTGATAATTGCGCACATAGGTCTGGTATCTGCGGTACTCATTTGCATAATATTCCGGCGTCATATTTCCACCGCATCCCCAGTTTTCATTGCCAACACCAAAATAATCCACTTTCCACGGTGCCTCATGTCCGTTTTCTTTTCTCAAATCTGCCATCGGGGAGACGCCCTCAAAGGTCATGTACTCCACCCACTCTGACATCTCACGGACAGTTCCGCTTCCAAGATTACCGTTAACGTAAGTCTTACAGCCGATCTGACGGCACAGTTCCATATATTCATGTGTTCCGAAACTGTTATCTTCCACAACACCACCCCAGTGTGTGTTGATCATTTTTTTACGCTTTTCCTTCGGTCCGATTCCGTCCATCCAGTGATATTCGTCCGCAAAGCAGCCACCCGGCCAGCGCAGTACCGGAACTTTTAATTCCTTTAATGCGTCCACAACATCGGTGCGCATGCCGTTTACATTCGGAATCTCCGATTTTTCGCCGACGTAAATTCCCTCATAAATACATCTCCCCAGATGCTCCGAAAAATGTCCATAGATTTCCGGCTCAATACGACTCTTTTTGTTTTCCTCATTGATGATCAGTTTTGCCATTGTTTTCTCTCCTTTTTTATTTATTTTCATAGGAAAATACCGGTCTTCCGGCTTCATCCCATTTTACCTTCATAAGCATCGCATGACGGTTCGGATTGTACAACGGATCTCCGTTAATTTCTGCCTCCGTCCGCGCGTGGTAGACCATGACGTCATTTCCATCTTCATCCACGGTAAACGAGTTGTGTCCCGGTCCGTAAATGCCCAGTTTTTCACAGGTTTTTAATACCGGGTAACGCTCTTTTTTCCACAAACGCGGATCTAAAATGTCCGCATCCTCATCGATGGATAACATTCCCACACAGTAATCCACACCCGTCTCGCTCGCCGAGTATGTTAAGAACATTTTTCCGTCATGATGGATCACGGCAGGTCCCTCGTTGACCCAGAACCCTTTCCGCTCCCAGTCGTAATCCGGCGTGGTCAAAAGTACCTGCACCGTTTTTAACTGATTGCCGGATTCCATCTTTGCAATGTAGAGATTTGAAATCATTTTGCCGACTCCGACCTTTTCTGCCCAGACATAATAATATTCACCTTTATTTTCAAAGACGGTCGCATCCAGCGAAAATGCCTCAAAAGAAAACTCATCCTCCGCTGCG
This window encodes:
- the pflB gene encoding formate C-acetyltransferase, encoding MQNEWRDFNGGAWENEVNVRDFIQRNYKPYDGDSSFLEGPTEDTTALWQDVLELSKQEREAGGVLDMDTKIISTITSHGPAYLDKDKEKIVGFQTDKPFKRSLQPYGGIRMAIKACEDNGYKVDPEVVEYFTTHRKTHNAGVFDAYTPEMRACRSAHIITGLPDAYGRGRIIGDYRRPALYGVDRLIEDKQEQLDSTRTIMYSDVIREREELSEQIRALKMLKELAKIYGCDISKPATNVLEAAQAVYFAYLAAVKEQNGAAMSLGRTSTFLDIYAERDLREGTFTEKEIQEIIDQFIMKLRCVKFARTPEYNSIFAGDPTWVTESIGGIGVDGRHMVTKMSYRYLNTLNNIGAAPEPNLTVLWSVKLPENFKKFCAEISIKHSAIQYENDDIMRVVHGDDYGIACCVSSMRIGKEMQFFGARANLAKCLLYAINGGVDEISGKQVGPKYRPITSEYLDYDEVWDKYKDMMKWLASVYVNALNIIHYMHDKYCYERMQMALHDKQVRRWFATGIAGFSVVADSLSAIKYAKVKPIRDENGITVDFEIEGDFPKYGNDDDRVDEIAKEVLHTFIKYVKGNHTYRGGIATTSILTITSNVSYGKNTGATPDGRKKGVAFAPGANPMHGRDKNGAVASLASVAKMPFMDAQDGISNTFTIVPDALGKTEESSETNLVALLDGYAEKGGHHLNVNVLNKETLLDAQKHPEEYPQLTIRVSGYAVNFIKLTKEQQDEVIARTFHELM
- a CDS encoding YfcE family phosphodiesterase, with product MKIGIISDTHGIFREEWHRHLDGCDYLIHAGDFCTQKNYDCFRNFGIPLYMVRGNNDRGDWAKNLPEFLQFRIGGKTFFLVHNQFDLPFDLTDADFLIFGHTHHYTFYKRFNKVYINPGSASDGRGDSKSLAILTLSGNDYSLERVIL
- a CDS encoding alpha-N-arabinofuranosidase, with the protein product MKINKKGEKTMAKLIINEENKKSRIEPEIYGHFSEHLGRCIYEGIYVGEKSEIPNVNGMRTDVVDALKELKVPVLRWPGGCFADEYHWMDGIGPKEKRKKMINTHWGGVVEDNSFGTHEYMELCRQIGCKTYVNGNLGSGTVREMSEWVEYMTFEGVSPMADLRKENGHEAPWKVDYFGVGNENWGCGGNMTPEYYANEYRRYQTYVRNYHPDRPIKKICCGANVADYYWTKGVLNTAFDHAEQWHGFMDGLSLHYYVHPEGWEIKGSSTDFDADVWYKTLSKALYMETLIERHGAIMDEYDPDKKVGMIVDEWGTWYTCEPGTNPGFLYQQNTVRDALVAGITLNIFNKHSDRVKMAALAQMVNVLQSVLLTEGGQMIKTPTYHVMHMYRHHQGADLLESTLTGAGEIGPDEWKVPKITESVSMDKDGVITVTMNNLSVEASEKVEIQLANRGYHVVEARIVTDSDMHAHNTFEAPDTVTEKDFAAYEETENGLNVTMPANSVIELRLAK
- a CDS encoding GGDEF domain-containing protein, which produces MENSVLEEKVFHKVMKNVPFGLVVSSEGRKRKVYYVNTMAYHMLGYTREEFIEKVQDGWSRFVDIDLRMVMREHHEEILTGESFELTAQTETKDGNKKWLSFRVMVSMDVISSQLKPVSYITITDVTEKVEKNRRYAREREYLRDCAARDSMTRLLNRGTMEDRIKEELESVAEGQNYAYIAIDLDNFKQVNDVYGHWVGDRVIMSVSNILREVYGNQVSIGRMGGDEFAVFLPDVKDRMWIQGQADEVLYRLRRQKEMIGMAEEPTASIGIAFGPEDGTSFRELYHRADAALYQVKKEEKNSIAIYTMI
- a CDS encoding DUF6171 family protein, giving the protein MAQICKKCLLREMAEADAKMIEKYKEAIKKEDQVSESEYERRLTVCKTCELLNAGTCGACGCYVELRAAAAVSKCPYKKW
- a CDS encoding family 43 glycosylhydrolase, producing MSDEKSLKYNEPWILQRADPYVYRHTDGSYYFTASVPAYDGIVLRRAGTLAELSGAEEVMVWKKHESGPMSYHIWAPEIHYLFGKWYIYFAGGEAEDIWKIRPYVLECSGDDPLTDEWVELGKMKRAAEDEFSFEAFSLDATVFENKGEYYYVWAEKVGVGKMISNLYIAKMESGNQLKTVQVLLTTPDYDWERKGFWVNEGPAVIHHDGKMFLTYSASETGVDYCVGMLSIDEDADILDPRLWKKERYPVLKTCEKLGIYGPGHNSFTVDEDGNDVMVYHARTEAEINGDPLYNPNRHAMLMKVKWDEAGRPVFSYENK
- a CDS encoding ArsR/SmtB family transcription factor produces the protein MLHITSLNEGLELFKALGSDVRIEILNILLENDNMSMNELASRLNITNGALTSHIKKLENCGLITTSSESAVHGNQKICSIHLDKILIDLEKPAEIENVYHTELKVGHYTNYQICPTCGLASADALIGEVDDPRYFEHPDRYNADILWFTRGYVEYAIPNFIPASKKITQITISAELSSEAPGTNNDWPSDISFYLNDIHIGDWTSPGDFGDVKGLLTPDWWYANWNQYGLLKQLVINQKGTYIDGLKISDVKIDDFHLNCHSSIRFRLAVEDDARHVGGLTIFGKSFGNYSQDIKVSLGYAPVEEMK